A window of Pullulanibacillus sp. KACC 23026 genomic DNA:
CGAAGCTGTTTAAAAAAAACAGGTGATCCTAGTCTCCATCTAACCACTATACTTATTAAAACTATCAAAGGGGAAAGGAAAATGAGAAAAAAAAGGGCGACACTCAAGTCAAACGTTCGTTTCAATTTATCATCTCTCCATACTTACTTAAGCTTCTCTTCTTCGATTGCTTGTATAGCTCCCATTAATTGAATCTTCATCAACTCAACAGCATCTTGGACACTGATCTCTCTAATTTGTTCTCCTGAGTAAAAATTTAATAGGATTTCGAAAATTTTATTCTTATATAACGATACAGGATTTTTCGTATCCACTATCCCAACACCTCGAGTAATTCGTTAATGACTAGTAATAGTTTAATAGTTTGCATTTAAGTTTCTAGCAATTGAATAAATTTATGTACCTCTTCTTGATTTCTTTGGTTATCTTGAAGTTGAATCGTTAAGCGCTCCCTTAAAGATCGATCTTTAATCAAGGCTTGAAGGGTAGAGGCCAATGCCTCAACATTTGGTTCTGAAAGAATACCCGTTACTCGATCGTTAATTTGTTCCTGAAAGGGGGGGATGTTTGTGACCACAACTGGCTTAGCTAAAACTAATGCTTCTTCTACCGCTACACAATGGGCTTCTGTAAATGAAGGCTGAACATAAACATCACAATGTGCCATATAAGGATAAGGGTTATCCTTCTCACCCAGCATGATAAACACTTCCTCTAGTTCTTCTTGCTGGATTCGCTTTTTTAGCTCTTCATATAAATCCCCCCCACCTATGAGATACCATCTTATGGGTTTCCCTGCTTTTACTATTTTTTTACACGTTTCAAGGGCTAAGAGGACTCCTTTTTCTTTTACTAATCGTGCGACGGTAACAATCGTGAATCCATGAAAGGAGCCATAAGGTTCAAATGCCTCTGAGAGTTCCTTAATCATTCTTGGAGAGACACTGTTATGGATGACTCTAATCTTATGTTTAATCTCTGGAAAAGCAGTTACCAATGATTGCTTTGAGGATTCAGCAACTGTCACGATATAGTTGCTTTGCTCAAAGGTTTTTCTTTCAAGTGTCGGTTGCTGCCAGCCGACTTTTGAAGCA
This region includes:
- a CDS encoding glycosyltransferase; the protein is MKKKLLFVALYLQTGGVEKSLISLLSNLDYAKYEVDLLLFDHSGMLFKHVPREVNILPPLFETFSTPITLALPQLIRKKKFLLVAGKVLAPSVALFSKGVGTGARWAVYKRILPSVNKEYDVAVSYLDFFTNYYVAQKVKAKKKIVYNHMDYASKVGWQQPTLERKTFEQSNYIVTVAESSKQSLVTAFPEIKHKIRVIHNSVSPRMIKELSEAFEPYGSFHGFTIVTVARLVKEKGVLLALETCKKIVKAGKPIRWYLIGGGDLYEELKKRIQQEELEEVFIMLGEKDNPYPYMAHCDVYVQPSFTEAHCVAVEEALVLAKPVVVTNIPPFQEQINDRVTGILSEPNVEALASTLQALIKDRSLRERLTIQLQDNQRNQEEVHKFIQLLET